Proteins encoded by one window of Rutidosis leptorrhynchoides isolate AG116_Rl617_1_P2 chromosome 7, CSIRO_AGI_Rlap_v1, whole genome shotgun sequence:
- the LOC139859509 gene encoding uncharacterized protein, whose product MGDPARGQSMEALMKATRAGNGHAIRQPIVNTDFEVKGQILNMITHQYTVIYLRVFPWSLKDDAKDWLESLPEGDIDNWTTMEDKFLLRFFPASKAAQLQSDINHFTQKPHETLYDAWTRLGPHLTKDCNQAIMEEQVNYLGNQYNDQYQRGSSGYQRNGPPGFINRNQNQSYVDKGPSLEELLRGFIINTDERITALRKDSESTKQQVRSQHASIQNLERDVGRIAQSLTERPPGALPSNTQANPNFGSLQPRTILTNNNRSDAKNKEPQVPTYLHVNAISGDEGYDSDEVIPTYTHNGVDGWIRVSDITPAYGNYLMSLMTGRSSSSDNQESEVNSVETTESPEFRVDEIKVEEEVKPSPKLKVYKPPISYLRAIQSEQPKDTICKSINSNENICVHVPLVDVLAGMPNYRKFLKDLMAKKGEHEQASSAFLEAECAAILKKSDMPPKLGDPGPFIVPCRIDDSEIFRCLTDSGASTNLMPLSVYSRLGFDELKSTNTGVRLINQSISKPIGIAENLVIKIGELEFPADFVVVDMPEDKVLPIVLCRPFLATTGKTLRFQTKFSVKPPPTPIDYVNVLTSENNVETETSRKPKCGGGVVKEKPEVKPPDDNVVDRSMRRLFGRVKKAMNEKDEQLRLRLVSNLSEKEKEKLRELTRESRAADDWYYNVMTIEEWPSVQSRLSLRFAIILLYIWYLYDFGEFGVLYCLLSELCVIRKQSLPGF is encoded by the exons ATGGGTGATCCAGCGCGAGGTCAATCCATGGAAGCTTTAATGAAAGCCACGAGGGCTGGTAATGGACATGCCATTAGACAACCGATAGTCAACACAGATTTTGAGGTCAAGGGGCAGATTCTTAACATGATAACTCATCAAt ATACAGTTATCTacttgagggtttttccttggtcattgaaagatgacgccaaggacTGGTTAGAATCATTGCCTGAAGGTGATATTGATAATTGGACTACGATGGAAGATAAGTTTCTGCTGCGTTTCTTTCCAGCTTCTAAGGCTGCTCAATTGCAAAGTGACATTAATCACTTCACTCaaaagccacatgagacactttatgatgcatgGACACGATTGG GGCCACATCTCACAAAGGATTGTAATCAGGCAATTATGGAAGAGCAGGTGAACTACTTAGGTAATCAATACAATGATCAGTATCAAAGAGGTAGTTCGGGTTATCAAAGAAACGGACCACCGGGGTTCATTAATCGAAATCAAAATCAGTCATATGTGGATAAGGGTCCTTCATTAGAGGAGTTATTGCGGGGTTTTATTATAAATACAGATGAAAGGATCACGGCATTGAGGAAAGATAGTGAATCAACAAAGCAGCAAGTGAGAAGTCAACATGcctcgattcagaatttagaacgggatgtggggcgtatAGCTCAGTCACTCACGGAGAGACCACCAGGTGCTCTCCCTTCGAATACGCAAGCCAATCCGAAT ttcgggtcactacaaccccgAACAATCTTGACTAATAATAACCGAAGTGATGCGAAGAATAAAGAGCCTCAGGTTCCTACCTATTTGCATGTTAATGCTATTTCTGGTGATGAGGGTTATGATTCCGATGAGGTTATTCCTACTTATACTCATAATGGTGTAGACGGTTGGATTAGAGTTAGTGATATAACTCCCGCGTATGGTAATTACTTAATGAGTTTGATGACGGGGCGTTCTTCTAGTTCGGATAATCAAGAGTCGGAGGTGAATAGTGTTGAGACTACCGAGTCTCCTGAGTTTCGTGTTGATGAGATTAAAGTGGAAGAAGAGGTGAAACCGTCACCTAAGTTGAAAGTTTACAAGCCACCCATTTCATATCTAAGAGCTATTCAATCCGAGCAACCAAAGGACACTATTTGTAAGTCTATTAATTCTAATGAAAATATTTGTGTGCATGTACCTTTAGTTGATgttcttgcaggtatgcccaattataggaaatttctgaaagatttaatGGCAAAGAAGGGTGAGCATGAGCAGGCATCCTCCGCGTTTCTTGAAGCGGAATGTGCTGCTATTTTGAAGAAGAGTGATATGCCACCAAAGTTAGGTGATCCCGGGCCATTCATAGTGCCCTGTAGGATTGATGACTCTGAAATTTTTAGGTGTTTAACTGATTCAGGTGCGAGTACCAATCTTATGCCATTATCTGTTTATTCACGTTTGGGTTTTGATGAACTTAAGTCGACTAATACCGGAGTTAGATTGATTAACCAGTCAATTAGTAAAcccatagggattgctgaaaatttGGTGATTAAAATAGGTGAATTAGAGTTCCCAGCAGACTTTGTGGTTGTTGATATGCCGGAGGATAAGGTTTTACCCATTGTTTTAtgtagaccatttttagcaactacAG GTAAGACTTTGAGATTTCAAACAAAGTTTAGTGTTAAACCACCACCCACACCCATTGATTATGTGAATGTGTTGACTAGTGAAAATAATGTTGAAACTGAGACTAGTAGAAAGCCTAAGTGTGGGGGTGGAGTTGTTAAAGAAAAACCCGAGGTTAAACCGCCCGATGATAATGTTGTTGATAGGTCTATGAGAAGGTTATTCGGGCGGGTTAAGAAAGCGATGAATGAGAAAGATGAGCAGTTAAGACTCCGGTTAGTTTCTAATTTATCTGAAAAAGAGAAAGAAAAGTTGAGGGAACTGACTAGGGAGTCAAGGGCTGCAGATGATTG GTACTATAATGTGATGACAATCGAGGAATGGCCGTCAGTGCAGAGCCGTCTGTCACTCCGTTTCGCGATTATATTGCTCTACATCTG GTACctctatgattttggtgaatttggtgtTTTGTATTGTCTTTTGAGTGAGTTGTGTGtaataaggaagcaaagtcttccaggGTTTTAA
- the LOC139857628 gene encoding uncharacterized protein has protein sequence MDDSMDDSWTIRTSETDQKAIDQLYDVYPDLFTIVLHHGGYFRMGSEVVYTEGKIDYIDCFDIEKFCLGQLDSVMQELGYDPTRSVVYRFLKPNTNMDTGLNLLNDNEHRDYLLSCLEDGDVIYRQIDVYAEHEDMKGKRLWSEQINNDNLVVGGVHSDGSLVEGDNSEGSDSEDSDYIVDDENEILDVHVEMKDFNFNIDKNVEFMGNGCNSFEDDEVNIEGTELEVLNNDGFESYDSQSDEEGVRKKRIRNHKKEVEGSVQVGKTIFYLGQKFESKSEVRQAVRMHAIETRRKLVIVKNDKRRIRVKCEGLCINSKGGEIVSQSDLSKKTKCDVGPSKLRVKGGVVGKSKEKVTSQIKKAGESCSGKTNKWAKRELHIVCEWVLLVSKEKDSEEWEVRTYRHQHECQPARILKFCTYQFLSNRLVPQIQKNPKIPIKAVRSYLETETELIISEHKAYRAVRKATKMIQGDYKSQYAELRDYVCELKRGNIDTTVKFEVEPGTLKSETRVFKRIYICLGPLKKGFKAIGRDLLGLDGAFMKQPATGCILSAVGVDSNNGIYPVAYAIVEQECGSSWTWFLECLGQDLDLSTNSNFTFISDRQKGLIQAVTNVFPCAEHRHCLRHIHGNMKGDFRGVAYKNHLWRCASVTTVPEFEQAMQQLKEFDNEAFVWLAKIPAHQWARSHFTGRAVSDVLLSNMCECFNRWLVDARDKPIVTALEYIREYCMKRIVNVKKNISKTNGPLTPAATKLFDKIKSEAHQCTVLWGGDQRYQVSGKVNQYVVDMETRSCACRKWELTGIPCKHAIAVFYNMSENGLETGEPETWVHPVYLLDTWIKTYQYTIEPLNGRSLWPKAEGMFTLVSPKTISTPGRPKKKRRLSKNEVDVIGDSGKLSSKGKLKKCGTCGTYGHNKSTCTGEKKRSGNVDNKWTKKTVKVKLSSKKTMVVGKGKKKK, from the exons ATGGATGATTCAATGGATGATTCATGGACTATTCGTACATCAGAAACTGATCAAAAGGCTATCGACCAATTATACG ATGTATACCCTGATTTGTTCACGATTGTGTTACATCATGGTGGATATTTTAGAATGGGTAGTGAAGTTGTGTACACAGAAGGTAAAATTGATTACATTGATTGTTTTGACATTGAAAAGTTTTGTTTAGGACAACTGGATTCAGTCATGCAAGAATTAGGTTATGATCCCACCAGGTCTGTGGTATATCGTTTTCTTAAACCCAATACAAACATGGATACTGGGTTAAATCTTTTAAATGATAATGAACATAGGGACTATTTGCTTAGTTGTCTAGAAGATGGTGATGTGATTTATAGGCAAATTGATGTGTATGCTGAACATGAGGATATGAAAGGGAAGAGGTTATGGTCAGaacaaattaataatgataacttaGTAGTTGGTGGTGTTCACAGTGATGGGAGCTTAGTAGAGGGTGATAACAGTGAAGGTAGTGACTCTGAGGATAGTGATTACATTGTTGATGATGAAAATGAGATTTTGGATGTTCATGTAGAGATGAAAGATTTTAATTTTAACATTGATAAGAATGTAGAGTTTATGGGAAATGGCTGTAACTCATTTGAAGATGATGAGGTCAATATTGAGGGTACAGAATTGGAAGTGTTGAACAATGATGGTTTTGAAAGCTATGATTCTCAAAGTGATGAAGAAGGGGTAAGGAAGAAGAGAATTCGTAATCATAAAAAGGAGGTTGAAGGTAGTGTTCAAGTGGGAAAAACTATCTTCTATCTTGGACAAAAGTTTGAAAGTAAATCAGAGGTTAGGCAAGCTGTGAGAATGCATGCTATTGAAACTAGGAGAAAGCTAGTTATTGTTAAGAATGACAAAAGAAGAATTAGGGTTAAATGTGAAGGGTTGTGTATAAATTCAAAAGGTGGTGAGATAGTTAGTCAAAGTGATTTGTCAAAGAAGACAAAATGTGATGTGGGGCCCAGTAAATTAAGAGTTAAAGGTGGTGTAGTTGGGAAGAGTAAAGAGAAAGTGACTAGTCAAATTAAAAAAGCAGGGGAATCTTGTAGTGGGAAGACTAACAAATGGGCAAAAAGGGAATTACACATTGTTTGTGAGTGGGTGTTGTTGGTATCCAAAGAAAAAGATAGTGAAGAATGGGAGGTTAGAACCTACAGACACCAACATGAATGTCAACCTGCAAGAATACTAAAATTCTGCACTTACCAATTTTTATCAAATCGGTTGGTACCTCAAATTCAAAAGAATCCAAAGATACCAATTAAAGCTGTCAGATCATATTTGGAAACAGAAACTGAATTAATCATCAGTGAGCATAAAGCATATCGTGCTGTGAGAAAGGCAACAAAGATGATTCAAGGGGATTATAAATCTCAGTATGCTGAGCTCAGAGATTATGTTTGTGAATTAAAGAGAGGTAATATTGATACTACTGTTAAGTTTGAGGTTGAGCCAGGAACCCTAAAGTCTGAAACTAGGGTTTTCAAGAGAATTTACATTTGTTTGGGACCATTGAAGAAGGGTTTTAAAGCAATAGGTAGAGATCTACTTGGGTTGGATGGTGCTTTTATGAAACAACCTGCAACTGGTTGTATTTTGAGTGCTGTAGGGGTTGATTCAAACAATGGCATATATCCTGTAGCATATGCCATTGTTGAACAAGAGTGTGGTTCATCCTGGACTTGGTTCTTAGAGTGCTTGGGTCAAGATCTTGACTTGTCTACcaattctaactttacttttatcaGTGACAGGCAAAAG GGTTTAATACAAGCTGTTACAAATGTGTTTCCTTGTGCTGAGCATAGACATTGCCTTAGACATATTCATGGGAATATGAAAGGGGATTTCAGGGGTGTTGCTTATAAGAATCACTTGTGGAGATGTGCTAGTGTAACAACAGTTCCTGAGTTTGAGCAGGCTATGCAACAATTGAAGGAGTTTGATAATGAAGCTTTTGTTTGGTTAGCTAAAATTCCTGCCCATCAGTGGGCAAGGAGTCATTTTACAGGAAGGGCTGTATCAGATGTGTTGCTCAGTAACATGTGTGAGTGTTTCAACAGATGGTTAGTTGATGCACGTGACAAACCCATAGTTACAGCTTTAGAATACATCCGAGAGTATTGCATGAAGAGAATTGTTAATGTAAAGAAAAACATTTCCAAGACTAATGGCCCTTTAACACCTGCAGCCACCAAATTGTTTGACAAAATCAAATCTGAGGCTCACCAGTGTACTGTCTTATGGGGTGGAGATCAAAGGTACCAAGTGAGTGGAAAAGTTAATCAATATGTTGTGGATATGGAGACTAGATCATGTGCTTGTAGAAAGTGGGAACTAACAGGGATACCTTGTAAGCATGCAATTGCAGTGTTTTATAACATGAGTGAAAATGGTTTGGAAACTGGTGAACCAGAAACATGGGTTCATCCAGTGTATTTGTTAGATACATGGATCAAAACTTACCAATACACCATTGAGCCATTGAATGGGAGAAGCTTATGGCCAAAGGCAGAAGGCATGTTCACTCTGGTATCACCAAAGACTATTTCCACACCTGGTCGTCCAAAAAAGAAAAGAAGGTTGTCCAAAAATGAAGTTGATGTCATTGGTGATAGTGGTAAACTTAGCTCAAAAG GCAAGCTAAAGAAGTGTGGCACATGTGGTACTTATGGACACAATAAGAGTACTTGTACAGGTGAGAAGAAAAGAAGTGGGAATGTGGATAACAAGTGGACAAAAAAGACAGTGAAAGTTAAGCTATCTTCAAAGAAGACAATGGTAGTTGgaaaagggaagaagaagaagtga